The following coding sequences are from one Acidobacteriota bacterium window:
- a CDS encoding TonB-dependent receptor, protein MYGRVTDQSGAALPGARVAVTAASGVLLDEGSTAADGAFHLCAPAIDVVVTVRVDGFRVWQRVVAGGWRQNAGLAVVLAMPGFGESITVTPVRGEVRSTRWTPEFVTSIGRDALDARAGELLALRLRVDAGLHVQQTSTSQTSPYVRGLTGQQVVTLVDGVRFNTAVLRPGANQYTALLDAVVAERVEVVHGPNATQYGTDSLGGTINLITPAADGWRARRAGGQVGLTATSADRGAGGSVTGGWSTSRVTAFGHVSARSADDLRAGGARDSHSVVTRLFGLPSSLLGDRLAATGYRQAGASAKAIVRAGGHHVMTASYLGGHQAGASRYDMLDGGAGHLRHFFDPQDLVLGWVRYDGVDLGAVSTLSVTASYNAQRDDREYQNVNNSRSGLASDVTREWNRVAAAGTQVVAGLNPHPRHSLRGGADVYLERVDARREDRAPVDGAPARIARARLPDGARYTSVGAFLQDVIDVQPDRVQAQVALRYSRFAYRQRAADNPQGPSGPLVPDFSTTFDDLTGNVGVVVALGRGLHLTGSIARGFRAPNMNDFGTIGLSGGGFEISPDEAQAVRANVELPGSGGTTRVPVGPLGPETLRSYDLGLRLQTSHLSAGVAVYQADVRGTIERRTALLPPGAAGMLVGGQLVLRQDASGAIYTPASSSAVFVRVNGADMRLRGIEASLAGHAGSQVSWSCQVSSLRGESLVDGSPPPVENGLPPAHGSASVRWTTPAGRLWIDGSLVWAATQTRLSSNDLRQARIGGLRTREEIRDFFQNGAVARGLVANGRLVATGETLSEVIDRVLDDAASAPLYTEQAGFVVWTAGFGWRLSSRLRMTVLVENLLDANYRTMGSGIDGPGRGIVVRQHLAF, encoded by the coding sequence GTGTACGGGCGCGTCACCGACCAGTCGGGCGCCGCGCTGCCCGGCGCGCGCGTGGCGGTGACCGCGGCAAGCGGCGTCCTGCTCGACGAAGGTTCGACGGCGGCCGACGGGGCTTTCCATCTGTGTGCGCCGGCCATCGACGTCGTCGTCACCGTCCGCGTCGACGGCTTCCGCGTGTGGCAGCGCGTCGTCGCCGGCGGCTGGCGGCAAAACGCCGGGCTCGCCGTGGTCCTCGCGATGCCGGGTTTCGGCGAGTCGATTACCGTGACGCCCGTGCGCGGCGAGGTGCGCTCCACGCGGTGGACGCCGGAGTTCGTGACGAGCATCGGGCGCGACGCGCTCGACGCACGGGCAGGCGAGTTGCTCGCCCTGCGCCTGCGCGTGGACGCCGGCCTGCACGTCCAGCAGACGTCGACGAGCCAGACGTCGCCGTACGTCCGCGGGCTCACGGGGCAGCAGGTGGTGACGCTCGTCGACGGCGTCCGGTTCAACACGGCCGTGCTGCGTCCAGGCGCGAATCAGTACACGGCGCTGCTCGACGCCGTCGTCGCCGAGCGCGTCGAAGTGGTCCACGGGCCGAACGCCACGCAGTACGGCACCGATTCGCTCGGCGGCACGATCAACCTCATCACGCCCGCCGCCGACGGGTGGCGTGCGCGCCGTGCGGGCGGGCAGGTCGGCCTGACGGCCACCTCCGCCGACCGCGGTGCGGGTGGATCGGTGACCGGCGGCTGGTCGACGTCGCGGGTGACGGCCTTCGGACACGTCAGCGCGCGCAGCGCCGACGATCTGCGGGCCGGCGGCGCGCGCGATTCCCATTCGGTCGTCACGCGGCTCTTCGGCCTGCCCTCGTCGCTGCTCGGCGACCGGCTCGCGGCCACCGGCTATCGCCAGGCCGGCGCGAGCGCGAAGGCCATCGTCCGCGCGGGCGGCCACCACGTCATGACGGCGAGCTACCTCGGGGGGCACCAGGCCGGGGCCAGCCGCTACGACATGCTCGACGGCGGTGCGGGCCATCTGCGTCACTTCTTCGACCCGCAGGATCTCGTCCTCGGCTGGGTGCGATACGACGGCGTCGACCTCGGGGCCGTGTCGACCCTCTCGGTCACGGCGTCGTACAACGCGCAGCGCGACGACCGCGAGTATCAGAACGTCAACAACAGTCGAAGCGGGCTCGCGTCCGACGTCACGCGCGAGTGGAACCGCGTCGCCGCCGCCGGCACGCAGGTCGTCGCAGGCCTGAACCCGCATCCCCGGCACAGCCTGCGCGGCGGTGCCGACGTCTACCTCGAGCGCGTCGACGCGCGGCGCGAGGACCGCGCTCCGGTTGACGGCGCACCGGCCCGGATTGCCCGCGCGCGTCTGCCCGATGGGGCGCGCTACACGAGCGTCGGGGCCTTCCTGCAGGACGTCATCGACGTGCAGCCCGACCGCGTGCAGGCCCAGGTGGCCTTGCGGTACAGCCGGTTCGCGTATCGGCAGCGCGCGGCCGACAACCCGCAGGGACCTTCGGGGCCGCTCGTGCCCGATTTCTCGACGACGTTCGACGACCTCACGGGCAACGTCGGCGTGGTCGTCGCCCTCGGGCGGGGCCTGCACCTCACCGGCAGCATCGCGCGGGGCTTCCGGGCGCCCAACATGAACGACTTCGGGACCATCGGGCTGTCGGGCGGAGGCTTCGAGATCTCGCCAGACGAGGCGCAGGCCGTCCGGGCGAACGTCGAACTGCCGGGTTCGGGCGGGACGACGCGCGTGCCGGTCGGCCCGCTCGGGCCCGAGACGCTCCGCAGCTACGATCTCGGGCTCCGGCTCCAGACCTCGCATCTGTCGGCCGGCGTCGCCGTGTATCAGGCCGACGTTCGGGGCACCATCGAGCGACGGACCGCGCTGTTGCCGCCCGGGGCCGCAGGGATGCTCGTGGGTGGACAGCTCGTGCTGCGCCAGGACGCGAGCGGCGCCATCTACACGCCCGCGTCGTCGTCGGCGGTCTTCGTGCGGGTCAATGGCGCCGACATGCGGCTGCGCGGCATCGAGGCCTCGCTCGCGGGACACGCGGGCTCGCAGGTCAGCTGGAGCTGTCAGGTGTCGTCGCTGAGAGGCGAGAGCCTCGTCGACGGGTCGCCGCCGCCGGTGGAGAACGGCCTGCCGCCTGCGCACGGCAGCGCCTCGGTGCGCTGGACCACGCCGGCCGGCCGCCTGTGGATCGACGGCAGTCTCGTGTGGGCGGCGACGCAGACGCGGCTCTCGAGCAACGACCTGCGCCAGGCGCGCATTGGCGGCCTGCGGACCCGCGAAGAGATCCGCGACTTCTTCCAGAACGGCGCCGTCGCGCGCGGCCTCGTCGCAAACGGCCGGCTCGTCGCCACCGGCGAGACGCTCTCGGAGGTGATCGACCGCGTGCTCGACGACGCCGCGTCGGCGCCGCTCTACACCGAGCAGGCGGGCTTCGTCGTGTGGACGGCGGGCTTCGGGTGGCGGCTCTCGTCGCGTCTCCGAATGACGGTGCTCGTGGAGAACCTGCTCGACGCCAACTATCGCACGATGGGGTCGGGCATCGACGGCCCCGGGCGCGGCATTGTCGTGCGCCAGCACCTCGCGTTCTGA
- a CDS encoding CoA-binding protein: MTRTPEPVARFLQGRRFAVAGVSRSGADAANHVFRKLRASGFDAVPLNPNATEAEGVPCYANLRDVPGNVDGVVIAAAPSVAPDIVRQCAERGVKCVWFHRSFGQGSVSDEAVRLCGELGIEPIVGGCPLMYCEPVDIAHKCMRWVLKWGGSVPR, translated from the coding sequence ATGACCCGCACACCAGAGCCCGTCGCCCGCTTCCTGCAGGGCCGCCGCTTCGCGGTCGCCGGCGTCTCGCGCAGCGGCGCCGACGCCGCGAATCACGTGTTTCGCAAGCTGCGGGCGTCGGGATTCGACGCGGTCCCCCTCAACCCGAACGCCACCGAAGCGGAAGGCGTGCCCTGCTACGCCAACCTCCGCGACGTGCCCGGCAACGTCGACGGTGTCGTCATCGCGGCCGCTCCTTCCGTCGCGCCCGACATCGTCAGGCAGTGCGCCGAACGCGGCGTGAAATGCGTCTGGTTCCACCGGTCGTTCGGCCAGGGCAGCGTGTCGGACGAAGCCGTGCGCCTCTGCGGCGAACTCGGCATCGAGCCCATCGTCGGCGGGTGCCCGCTGATGTACTGCGAGCCGGTCGACATCGCGCACAAGTGCATGCGCTGGGTGCTCAAGTGGGGCGGCAGCGTGCCGCGGTAA
- a CDS encoding sigma 54-interacting transcriptional regulator, protein MAQDRKRKTTTTAPAPAGSAGAPGTPAEVGWLAVSAAFAALGRVFVCSDRSFRIIHASYVLDRLFGAGAAAAVEGQRLEDVFGAELFGPAGALRAALAQGERREGWRAHLRLGRGEPHLVSLSAAPLPHDLVGACDPRVAYVLVLRPAEQDRGDTLGAPTAMGGLIARSPALLRIFALIENLRHTEATVLLTGESGTGKELVARAIHDHSPRRDGPFVAVNCGALPPDLLESEMFGHARGAFTGAIRDRVGRFELASHGTLFLDEVGDLPLALQVKLLRVLQDGTFERVGESRSRTSRARVVAATNVDLLRAVSEGRFRDDLYFRLRVVPIEIPPLRDRPEDIEPLARALLARVGARHGRALQFSPDTLRVLLQHTWPGNVRELENVIEFGVAVCAGQTLLPEHLPELSALHTWGRSPTAEPNRVPVPRGDGRTSAGPTDRDALRRALEAHHWRRDQTARALGMSRVTLWRRMREAGLA, encoded by the coding sequence ATGGCGCAGGACCGGAAGCGGAAGACCACGACCACCGCACCCGCGCCGGCGGGAAGCGCCGGCGCTCCTGGGACCCCTGCAGAAGTCGGCTGGCTGGCCGTCAGCGCGGCGTTTGCCGCACTCGGCCGTGTCTTCGTCTGCTCGGATCGCAGCTTCCGCATCATCCACGCGTCGTACGTGCTCGATCGGCTCTTCGGCGCGGGTGCGGCGGCTGCCGTGGAAGGGCAGCGCCTCGAGGACGTGTTCGGCGCCGAATTGTTCGGACCCGCCGGCGCGCTCCGCGCGGCGCTCGCGCAGGGCGAGCGCCGGGAAGGGTGGCGCGCCCACCTGCGGCTCGGGCGCGGCGAGCCCCACCTCGTGTCGCTGAGCGCGGCGCCGCTGCCGCACGATCTCGTCGGCGCGTGCGATCCCCGCGTCGCCTACGTGCTCGTGCTCCGTCCGGCGGAGCAGGACCGCGGCGACACGCTCGGCGCACCGACCGCCATGGGCGGGCTCATCGCCCGCTCGCCCGCCCTGCTCAGGATCTTCGCGCTCATCGAGAACCTCCGCCACACCGAGGCGACCGTGCTGCTGACCGGCGAGAGCGGCACGGGCAAAGAGCTCGTCGCCCGCGCCATCCACGACCACTCGCCGCGACGCGACGGGCCGTTTGTCGCCGTCAACTGCGGCGCGCTGCCGCCCGACCTGCTCGAGAGCGAGATGTTCGGCCATGCGCGCGGGGCGTTCACCGGCGCCATCCGCGACCGGGTCGGCCGTTTCGAGCTCGCGTCGCACGGCACGCTCTTTCTCGACGAGGTGGGCGATCTTCCGCTCGCCCTCCAGGTGAAGCTGCTGCGCGTCCTGCAGGACGGCACGTTCGAACGCGTCGGAGAGAGCCGCTCGCGCACGAGCCGCGCCCGGGTCGTCGCGGCCACCAACGTCGACCTGCTGCGGGCGGTGAGCGAAGGCCGCTTCCGCGACGACCTCTACTTCCGGCTGCGCGTCGTGCCGATCGAGATCCCGCCGCTGCGCGACCGGCCGGAAGACATCGAACCGCTCGCCCGGGCCCTGCTCGCCCGCGTCGGCGCCCGGCACGGCCGCGCCCTCCAGTTCTCGCCCGACACGCTGCGCGTCCTGCTCCAGCACACGTGGCCGGGCAACGTGCGCGAGCTCGAGAACGTCATCGAGTTCGGTGTCGCGGTGTGCGCGGGGCAGACGCTCCTGCCGGAACACCTGCCGGAGCTCTCCGCGCTGCACACGTGGGGCCGGTCGCCGACCGCCGAGCCCAATCGGGTGCCGGTCCCTCGTGGCGACGGGCGGACGAGCGCCGGCCCGACCGATCGCGACGCCCTGCGGCGCGCACTCGAGGCCCACCACTGGCGCCGCGACCAGACCGCCAGGGCGCTCGGCATGAGCCGCGTGACCCTCTGGCGGCGCATGCGGGAGGCCGGGTTGGCGTGA
- a CDS encoding TonB-dependent receptor has product MRRRAWVVIGLVALGAVPCHAQVGGTLLGVVHDPLAQAVAGVEVVAECAERGVVRRTVTDELGRYRLVGLPPLVYVVRASTPGFAVARRTGAVVAVDSTRRIDFVLEIEGITQSIDVEAPVHLVQADTADLGLVVGRRRIETLPLNRRDFLHLALLAPGVASPVEGSELSSRGAFAMHANGGREEFNNYQLDGVDNNDPYVNRYVVQPAVDAIEEFKVATNAYGAEYGRSAAGQVSVVTRGGASRFEGFAYEYFRDEAFDARNAFDDGQPAPFRRNQFGVGAGGPLVAGRAFVFGSVDVLGERQAQIRLAQVPTAAERAGDLSALGRVIVDPLTGQPFAGNVIPADRLSPIAQQILRAFPLPNQPGPINYLGRPLGREGQRQGHVRVDVTAGPRDRLMARYSQGHVSAYEPYAEDSGTVPGFGDEVADRSLNGAAERQHVMGNWGVMTTRLGYSRLRRDLRPENHAADVGAAWGVDWLDVPARARGYPAIAIAGLSRIGDTISLPILRRARTWHFVQTLAIDRGPHLVKLGGEWRHARLDGTLDMLTRGSLSFSGALSGTGLSDLLLGLPSFALQARADNPIHLRSTAFGVFVQDDWRLTSALTVNAGLRYELASPPADPSNAMATFDLVSGRLVPVGTAGVTASGVRADWNNVAPRLGVAWSLRPDTVVRAAYGLFFDSGSFIVNSAQYFNPPYFTLRAFFPVPGRLLTLDDPFPATGGLSPPATLSVLNPDLVAASMHHWNVAVERAVDGWGTARVAYAGSRGLHLTQARDLNQPEPGEGAVQARRPHPAYGSIFFIDSRGTSTYHALHASFDRPLARGWSIVAAYTLSRSMDENSALLDTTSDPNMPQDSRNLHAEWGPSSFDVRHRATIALGVELPQQWGLTRNTSVNAIGTFESGRPLTPVLRFDNSNTGNTGSTSGSDRPNLVGSPALDHPTAARWFDTTAFAVAPRYTFGNAGRNVVRGPGFVSVDVSVARHVALSSGLRLVFEAQAFNVLNRVNYRLPEKYVDEVASFGRIFSARAPRQVQLVVRLQF; this is encoded by the coding sequence ATGAGACGGCGCGCGTGGGTGGTCATCGGGCTGGTCGCCCTGGGCGCCGTCCCCTGCCACGCGCAGGTGGGCGGCACCCTGCTCGGCGTCGTGCACGACCCGCTCGCCCAGGCGGTCGCAGGCGTCGAAGTGGTCGCCGAGTGCGCCGAGCGCGGCGTGGTCCGCCGCACGGTCACCGACGAACTCGGACGCTACCGGCTCGTCGGCCTGCCGCCGCTCGTGTACGTCGTCCGCGCGTCGACTCCCGGTTTTGCCGTGGCCCGTCGGACCGGGGCGGTCGTCGCCGTCGACTCGACCCGCCGCATCGATTTCGTGCTCGAGATCGAGGGCATCACCCAGTCGATTGACGTCGAGGCCCCCGTGCACCTCGTTCAAGCCGACACCGCAGACCTCGGTCTCGTCGTCGGTCGGCGCCGAATCGAGACCCTCCCGCTGAATCGTCGCGACTTCCTGCACCTGGCGTTGCTCGCCCCGGGCGTGGCCTCACCGGTCGAGGGCTCGGAGCTCTCGAGCCGCGGCGCGTTTGCGATGCACGCCAACGGCGGCCGCGAGGAATTCAACAACTACCAGCTCGACGGCGTCGACAACAACGACCCGTACGTCAACCGCTACGTCGTGCAGCCGGCGGTGGACGCGATCGAGGAGTTCAAGGTCGCCACCAATGCCTATGGCGCCGAGTACGGCCGCAGCGCGGCCGGGCAGGTGAGCGTGGTCACCCGCGGTGGGGCGAGTCGCTTCGAGGGCTTCGCGTACGAGTACTTCCGCGACGAGGCATTCGATGCCCGCAATGCGTTCGACGACGGGCAGCCCGCGCCATTTCGTCGCAACCAGTTCGGCGTCGGCGCCGGCGGGCCGCTCGTTGCCGGGCGCGCGTTCGTCTTCGGGAGCGTCGACGTGCTCGGCGAGCGCCAGGCCCAGATCCGGTTGGCGCAGGTTCCGACGGCGGCCGAGCGGGCGGGCGATCTTTCGGCCCTCGGGCGCGTCATCGTCGACCCGCTCACGGGTCAGCCCTTTGCGGGCAACGTGATTCCCGCCGACCGCCTTTCGCCGATCGCGCAGCAGATCCTGCGGGCGTTTCCGCTCCCCAACCAACCCGGGCCGATCAACTACCTTGGCCGGCCGCTCGGCCGCGAGGGCCAGCGGCAGGGACACGTGCGGGTCGACGTGACCGCGGGTCCGCGCGATCGGCTCATGGCGCGCTACAGCCAGGGCCACGTGTCGGCCTACGAGCCGTATGCCGAGGACTCGGGCACGGTACCGGGGTTCGGCGACGAGGTCGCCGATCGTTCACTCAACGGCGCGGCGGAACGCCAGCACGTGATGGGCAACTGGGGGGTGATGACGACCCGCCTCGGCTACTCCCGCCTGCGCCGAGACCTCCGCCCCGAGAACCACGCGGCCGACGTCGGGGCGGCGTGGGGCGTCGACTGGCTCGACGTGCCCGCGCGCGCCAGGGGGTACCCCGCGATTGCCATCGCGGGCCTCTCGCGCATCGGCGACACCATCAGCCTGCCCATCCTGCGGCGGGCCCGGACGTGGCACTTCGTGCAGACGCTGGCCATCGACCGCGGGCCGCACCTCGTGAAACTGGGCGGCGAGTGGCGTCACGCGCGCCTCGACGGGACGCTCGACATGCTGACGCGAGGCTCGCTGTCGTTCTCGGGCGCGCTCTCGGGGACCGGGCTGAGCGACCTGCTCCTCGGCCTGCCATCGTTTGCCCTGCAGGCCAGAGCCGACAACCCGATCCACCTGCGGTCGACCGCCTTCGGCGTCTTCGTGCAGGACGACTGGCGGCTCACGAGCGCGCTGACCGTGAACGCCGGGCTCCGATACGAGCTCGCCTCGCCGCCGGCCGACCCGTCGAACGCGATGGCGACCTTCGACCTCGTCTCTGGCCGACTGGTGCCGGTCGGAACGGCTGGCGTCACGGCGTCAGGCGTACGCGCCGACTGGAACAACGTGGCGCCGCGGCTCGGCGTCGCCTGGAGCCTCCGGCCCGACACCGTCGTGCGCGCCGCGTACGGCCTGTTCTTCGACAGCGGCTCGTTCATCGTCAACTCGGCGCAGTACTTCAACCCGCCCTACTTCACGCTGCGGGCGTTCTTCCCGGTGCCGGGGCGGCTGCTCACGCTCGACGATCCGTTCCCGGCGACCGGCGGACTGTCGCCGCCCGCGACGCTCAGCGTGCTCAACCCCGACCTCGTGGCCGCGTCGATGCACCACTGGAACGTGGCCGTGGAACGGGCGGTTGACGGGTGGGGCACAGCGCGCGTGGCCTACGCCGGTTCGCGCGGCCTGCACTTGACCCAGGCTCGCGACCTCAATCAGCCGGAGCCCGGCGAGGGGGCCGTGCAGGCGCGGCGGCCTCATCCAGCCTACGGGAGCATCTTCTTCATCGACAGCCGGGGTACGTCGACCTACCACGCCCTGCACGCGAGCTTCGACCGTCCGCTGGCGCGCGGCTGGTCCATCGTCGCGGCCTACACGCTGTCGCGTTCGATGGACGAGAACTCGGCGCTGCTCGACACGACGTCCGATCCCAACATGCCGCAGGACTCGCGAAACCTGCACGCCGAGTGGGGGCCCTCGAGCTTCGACGTCCGCCATCGCGCGACCATCGCGCTCGGCGTGGAGTTGCCGCAGCAGTGGGGGCTCACGCGCAACACGAGCGTCAATGCGATCGGCACGTTCGAGTCGGGGCGCCCGCTCACGCCGGTCCTGCGGTTCGACAACAGCAACACGGGGAACACGGGATCGACCTCGGGATCCGATCGACCGAACCTGGTCGGCTCTCCGGCGCTCGACCACCCGACCGCCGCGCGCTGGTTCGACACGACGGCCTTCGCCGTCGCGCCGCGCTACACCTTTGGCAACGCGGGGCGCAATGTCGTGCGGGGGCCCGGCTTCGTGTCGGTCGACGTGTCGGTTGCGCGGCACGTCGCGCTGTCGTCGGGCCTGCGTCTCGTGTTCGAGGCGCAGGCGTTCAACGTGCTCAACCGCGTGAACTACCGCCTGCCCGAGAAGTACGTCGACGAGGTCGCGAGCTTCGGTCGCATCTTCTCGGCCAGGGCGCCGCGGCAGGTGCAGCTGGTCGTACGCCTTCAGTTCTGA
- a CDS encoding MBOAT family protein, producing the protein MVFSSTLFLFYFLPVALLLYYAAPRRMKHLTLTALSYFFYGWANPLFVVLLFASTVVDYICGLVIAGQHARTGPAAFARGGTPSGEAAEEEGPGPSRTARLALAASICSNLSLLGFFKYFNFAVENYDALIAWVGLSGLQLDVAFKVTLPLGISFYTFQSMSYTWDVYRRRAPAIWNFIDFACYVSMFPQLVAGPIIRFSEVADQLRSRTHTLTKFARGVAFFSVGLAKKVLLANPCGKIADLAFDAGSLHVLEAWYGVTAYAFQIYFDFSGYSDMAIGLGLMLGFVFPKNFDSPYLSKSITEFWRRWHISLSTWLRDYLYLPLGGNRKGPARTYVNLAVVMLLGGLWHGAAWNFVVWGAMHGAMLAIERARGKAAMYDRLPSSLRMAATFVFVLFTWVFFRAADLTSAVRYLGFMFGIGAPAEGAALLSGLVYEPYYLGTFLVSAAIVWTCPQTWDWTRRLTMTRGVVTLLLFAFTVAVLTTQAFNPFIYFIF; encoded by the coding sequence ATGGTCTTCAGCTCGACGCTCTTCCTCTTCTACTTCCTGCCCGTCGCGCTGCTGCTGTACTACGCCGCGCCGCGGCGGATGAAGCACCTGACGCTCACCGCGCTCAGCTACTTCTTCTACGGGTGGGCCAACCCGCTCTTCGTCGTCCTGCTCTTCGCCTCGACGGTCGTCGACTACATCTGCGGGCTGGTGATCGCGGGCCAGCACGCGCGGACGGGTCCCGCCGCGTTCGCGCGGGGCGGGACCCCTTCGGGCGAGGCGGCGGAGGAGGAGGGCCCCGGGCCGAGTCGGACCGCGCGGCTCGCGCTGGCGGCGTCCATCTGCAGCAACCTGAGCCTGCTCGGCTTCTTCAAGTACTTCAACTTCGCCGTCGAGAACTACGATGCGCTCATCGCGTGGGTCGGGCTCTCGGGGCTGCAGCTCGACGTCGCGTTCAAGGTGACGCTGCCGCTCGGCATCAGCTTCTACACGTTCCAGTCGATGAGCTACACCTGGGACGTGTATCGGCGCCGCGCGCCGGCGATCTGGAACTTCATCGACTTCGCCTGTTACGTGTCGATGTTCCCGCAGCTCGTGGCGGGGCCCATCATCCGCTTCTCGGAGGTCGCCGATCAGCTCCGGTCGCGGACGCACACGCTCACGAAGTTCGCGCGCGGTGTGGCGTTCTTCAGCGTCGGCCTCGCCAAGAAGGTGCTGCTCGCCAACCCGTGCGGCAAGATCGCCGACCTCGCGTTCGACGCGGGGTCGCTGCACGTGCTGGAGGCGTGGTACGGCGTCACGGCGTACGCCTTCCAGATCTACTTCGACTTCAGCGGCTACTCCGACATGGCCATTGGTCTCGGGCTCATGCTGGGCTTCGTCTTCCCGAAGAACTTCGACTCGCCGTACCTCTCGAAGTCGATTACCGAGTTCTGGCGACGCTGGCACATCTCCCTGTCGACGTGGCTGCGCGACTACCTCTACCTGCCGCTCGGCGGGAACCGCAAGGGGCCGGCGCGCACCTACGTGAACCTCGCGGTCGTCATGCTGCTCGGGGGGCTCTGGCATGGTGCGGCGTGGAATTTCGTGGTCTGGGGCGCGATGCACGGCGCCATGCTGGCCATCGAACGCGCGCGAGGGAAGGCCGCGATGTACGATCGGCTGCCCTCGTCGCTGCGCATGGCGGCGACGTTCGTCTTCGTCCTCTTCACGTGGGTGTTCTTCCGCGCCGCCGACCTCACGTCGGCCGTGCGCTACCTCGGGTTCATGTTCGGCATCGGCGCGCCGGCGGAGGGCGCGGCGCTCCTCTCGGGCCTCGTCTACGAGCCGTATTACCTCGGCACGTTCCTCGTGTCGGCCGCGATCGTGTGGACGTGTCCGCAGACGTGGGACTGGACGCGGCGGCTCACGATGACGAGGGGCGTCGTGACGCTGCTGCTCTTCGCGTTCACCGTCGCGGTCCTGACGACGCAGGCGTTCAATCCGTTCATCTACTTCATCTTCTGA
- a CDS encoding Gfo/Idh/MocA family oxidoreductase, producing the protein MAGLRARFGRPLRLGVVGGGPDSWIGRLHCTAAELDGWWRVVAGVFSGDPARSRESGMTLGFDASRCYGDVRDMIDRERCREDGIDAVAIMSPNDSHYPAAVVALDAGLDIIGDKPVSRTLAEARDLAARTRTNGRLFAVAHGYAAYPMTRYARWLVQDGAIGELRLVQVEYIQSSMAARVEDEPQSGRLRWLLDPARSGLALVMSAIGCHAHHLACFVSGHDVARVAADVGALVSGRTVVDHVSALLEFAGGARGTFTATQAVAGADNDIRLRVCGEKGYVEWSHREASYLRLAQQGLPPRIIGRGDTYLPPEVVAAGRMPRGHPEGMREAFANIYGELAQERMARALGDEPPSFVYPRIDEAVHTMAFIEACLASQERGGWVEVAPA; encoded by the coding sequence ATGGCAGGTCTCAGGGCTCGTTTCGGGCGGCCTTTGCGTCTCGGTGTGGTGGGCGGGGGGCCCGACTCGTGGATCGGCCGCCTGCACTGCACCGCCGCTGAGCTCGACGGGTGGTGGCGCGTCGTCGCGGGCGTGTTCTCGGGCGACCCGGCGCGGTCGCGCGAGTCGGGGATGACCCTTGGCTTCGATGCGTCGCGGTGCTACGGCGATGTCCGCGACATGATCGACCGCGAGCGCTGCCGCGAGGACGGCATCGACGCGGTGGCGATCATGTCGCCAAACGACAGCCACTACCCGGCGGCCGTCGTGGCCCTCGATGCCGGCCTCGACATCATCGGCGACAAGCCCGTGTCTCGCACGCTGGCCGAGGCGCGTGACCTGGCGGCACGCACGCGGACCAACGGGCGACTCTTCGCCGTGGCTCATGGATACGCGGCGTACCCGATGACACGGTACGCCCGCTGGCTCGTGCAGGACGGGGCGATCGGCGAGTTGCGCTTGGTCCAGGTCGAGTACATCCAGAGCAGCATGGCCGCGCGCGTCGAGGACGAGCCGCAGAGCGGCCGTCTGAGGTGGCTGCTCGATCCGGCGCGCAGCGGTCTGGCCCTGGTGATGAGCGCCATCGGCTGTCACGCGCATCACCTCGCGTGCTTCGTCAGCGGGCACGACGTCGCACGCGTGGCGGCCGACGTCGGCGCGCTCGTGTCGGGCCGGACCGTGGTCGATCACGTGTCGGCGCTGCTCGAGTTCGCTGGCGGCGCCCGGGGCACGTTCACCGCCACGCAGGCGGTGGCCGGCGCCGACAACGACATTCGCCTCCGCGTCTGCGGCGAGAAGGGCTACGTCGAGTGGTCGCACCGCGAGGCGAGCTATCTGCGCCTTGCCCAGCAAGGGCTGCCACCACGCATCATTGGACGTGGGGATACGTACCTCCCACCAGAGGTCGTCGCCGCCGGCCGCATGCCCCGCGGCCACCCCGAGGGCATGCGCGAGGCCTTTGCGAACATCTATGGGGAACTGGCACAGGAACGCATGGCGCGCGCGCTCGGCGACGAGCCGCCGTCGTTCGTCTACCCCCGCATCGACGAGGCCGTGCACACGATGGCGTTCATCGAGGCGTGCCTGGCGTCGCAGGAGCGAGGCGGGTGGGTGGAGGTCGCGCCGGCGTGA